The nucleotide window AACCAGGCCTGTGCAGTGGCTTCCCTTGTCATGGCCAATGGTTTTGCTAACTTCAGCCTGGCTGGAATTCTGACTCTTCAGAATGCGGAAATCCTGGCTGGCATTACCCTGGCACAGCTGGTCAGACCTGGAGTTCCCGTGATCTATGGGGCCACTTCTTCTGTCATGGACATGAAAACCGGCACTCTGTCCATTGGAGCGCCCGAACTGTCCCGGAACATTCACCTGGTGGCTCAGATGGCAAGATTTTACAACCTGCCTTCCCGGTCCGGCGGCGGTTTGACCGATGCCTTGTGTGTGGATGCACAGGCAGGTGTGGAGTCAACTCTTGCCCTTTCTACGGCTGCCAGAAGCGGGATTAATTTTATCCTTCATTCCTGCGGTATTCTGGGTTCCTATATGGCCATGAGTTTTGAAAAATTTCTCATTGATGAGGAAGTCTGCGGAATGGTGCGAAATATGATCCGCCCCATGGTTCTTAACGATGATTCGATTGACCTTGGCCGGATCAAAGCCATGTGCGGCAACGATGCATACCTGACCCATCCCAAGGCTTTTCAGTTGCGCCGAACCGAATTTTTTGCCCCATCTCTAATGAATCGTAAAAATCCTGATGCCTGGGGCAGTCAAGGCAGGCAGCGGATTGATCAGATTGCAGAGGACAAGGTGGCCCAGCGCCTGGCATCATACGAGAAGCCGGACATTGATCCGAAAATTGAAAAACAATTGACAGAATATGTTGAAAACCGAAAACACACATAAATTTTTTTTCACGAACTTATTTTTTTTAAAACAAATCAAAAAGGAGATCAAACCATGAATGACAGGGCTAATGAACTTTTCAAAGAGGGATTAAAGCATGAAGAAAGTTACGATTTTGAATCTGCAAAAAAAGTATACAAAGAACTTCTGGCAAATGTTAAAGATTCAAAAACAGCAGAAAAAACAAGATCACGAATGGAGGATATGGATGACCTGATTGCTGAAAAAGAGATTTACAAACGCATTGATGAAAACGGCAAAAGGGTTTTGACCGATATTGGCATCAATATTGCCGAAAGCCAGGAATTGATGGATATTCTTGTTGAGGCCGATGCCATTGATTTTGAAAGTGATACAGCAGTATTTGTTCCGCTGAAAAGAGATTTTATCGACAGATGCCTGGAAAATATCCCCCGGGAAATGCCTGAAGACCCAGGAATGAACTGCTTTGGAACAGGTGCGACCCCTCCGTTTTTAAAGCGGCCCGGAGACGAAGAGCTGCGGGCGGCGAGCAAGGACGAATTTAAGCGTATTGTTCAGGTTGTGGGTGAACATTCCGATACTGCTGGGATTTTCAGTCTCCCTGTGGCTTTTGACAAGAGCATCTCCAGCTATGAGGTTGCAAAGCTCATGGAACAGGGGTTTGCGGGACTGAAAATGACCACAACCAAAGCCATGACCGATGATGAGATTCTTTTTTTAAAGGGTAAGGACCACTGGCTTGACGGAACCAGCCTGATTACCTCTCTTGCCCCCATGCCCACCATGGTTGACGCCTTTCTTCGAAGTGCCAGGACCGGCACAAATCTTCTTTTGCTGGATCTTACCATTGCAGGGGCTTCAGGGCCGGGAAGTCCGGAAGCTCTTCTGACCCAGATCCATGCCCAGGTTATGTTCATGATGGTATTGGCCCAGACGGTAAACCCGGGTGTTTCCTGCATGCACGGCGGTATTCCCGGAGTCGTTGAAACCGGCGGCGACCTGTCTTACAGTTCCCGGCATCAGCCTCTTATCAATGCTGCCATGGCAAGGTTGAACACATGGATTACAAAGTTCCCTTCAGCCCAGTCAGGGGGAAGCACAAGCATATCGGAAATGAATGAAACCGCTGTCATGGAATCTGAATTGAGCAGAAATACCTTGCGCAAATACGGGAGCCATATCATTCGTCATTCTTTGGGGGCAATGGGAAGCTTGAATTTTTTCAGTATTGAAAAATTTGTGGAAGATTGTGAACGGGAGAAAAGATCCTGTAAAATATTTAATGAAGCGCCCAAAGACAAGGGGATCATACCACTTTATTTTCCGGCTGATGACAAGACTCTGGACGGCATAAAAGAGATTGCTGAAAAAGGGAACCCAAAGAGTGCGGAACATACCCTGAGAAATGTTGAATCATTCATGAAATGGGAAAAAACCATTAATGATGCAGCAAGAAAAAAGCTCTACTATCCCCAGCTTAGCGACACGGTTATCGAACGTATCCGTAAAGGAGAAATGATTCCTTGATTTTCAATATGAAAAAGTAAAGGATAATAACGGCCATGGCAGATTGAGCCGCCACAACAAAGATTTAAAGTCTCTTTATGAATTTTTTAAGACTTTCATATAAAAATGGGCAAGCAAAGTTGAAAATACGGAGGATGATATGACGGATAAGAAAATCCCCGGAATCAAAAGACTTTTCGGAAAAGAAATTGACACAAGGGTTTTGTACGGTGCCACAGCGCTTGCCCTGCCTTTTATCATACTTGGATTTATTTCACCCGCCATGCTTGGAAAGGCCGGTTCGGCAGCCCTGGATCTGCTGACCGGCTCATTCAGCTGGCTTTATCTGATGAGTTGCAGCTTTTTTGTGGTTGCTGTGATTGGAATTGCATTGTCTCCACTGGGTAAAATAAAGCTTGGCCGGGATGATGAAACCCCTGAGTTTTCTTTTTTGAGCTGGTTTGCCATGCTTTTTTCGGCCGGCATGGGAATCGGGCTGATATTCTGGTCCTGTTCCGAACCCATGTATCATTTCATGTCACCGCCGGCAGGAGAGGCCGGAACGGCCGGAGCAGCACGACAGGCTTTTGAGATTTTTTTTTTCCACTGGGGGCTGCATGCCTGGGCCACATATATTGTTGTGGGCCTTCCAATGGCCTATTTCACATTTCGAAAGGGAAGGCCCGCCACCATTTCATCCTGCATTGGAACCGGGCCTGACCCTAAAAAAAATGTCGCCCTGGGCAACAGAACGGTTAACATCCTTGCCATCTGGGCCACAATAATGGGTGTTGTCACATCCCTTGGCATGGGAGCCATACAGATAAACAGCGGTCTTTCTCATTCCATGGGCATTTCGACAGGTCCGGTTCCAGCGGCGATTATCATTGCCGTAATCACGATTGTTTTTATTCTATCCGCACTGACAGGGGTTGCAAAGGGTATAAGAATCCTCTCTCTTATCAATGTGACCCTTATGGTCGTACTGCTGCTTTTTTTCTTTGTTTTAGGGCCGTTTAAGTATATTTTACATACTTTTTTCCAGGCGTTAACAGATTATGCAAAAGATTTTGTATCTCTTTCCACAAGCTTTGTTTTATTTGATAATCCGGGCTGGACAAAATCATGGACGGTTTTCTACTGGGCCTGGTGGATTGCATGGGCACCCTTTGTCGGTGCGTTTATCGCAAGGATTTCAAGGGGAAGGACAATCCGGCAGTTTATTCTGGTTATTTTGCTGGCACCCACGCTTTTTTCCTATGTTTTTTCAACAGCCCTTGGCGGAACAGCCATTTATCTTGATCTGTTTACGAATACCTCCATTGGGGAAGCTGTGAAACAAAGCGTTGAAGTCGCATTGTTTGAGACCCTCAGCCACCTTCCTCTTTATGGCCTCCTGGTTTTTTTTACCAATGTCCTGATCGCATCGTTTTTTATTACATCGGCTGATTCCGCAACCTATGTCATCAGCCGCTACTCAACCGCCGGGCTTGAGCCGGGAAATCCAAGGGCAGGGAAACGCCTGATTATTTTCTGGGGAACAATTCTGGGAGGGCTTGCCATTGTTCTGATTTTTTCAGGCGGACTTTCATCTCTTCAGACAGCCTCTATTGTCGGGGCCTTTCCTTTTCTTATAATTATGTTTATTTTGTTGTTTGTTTTGATCAAAGAACTGATCAAAGACTATAAATCCATTCCTCCCACCACCGTGATTTAAGAATTTAAGATGGATTTTATGCATGATGCAATGACTATGCTTAAATAATGACTATGCTTAAATAAAGAAAAAATTAAAAACCATTATGGACAGTTCAGCGTTAAAATTTAATACGGTTTACGTCAGTGCCGGACGCCGGGTGCTTCAAATCGAATTGTCTCCAAAAGATTTGGCCTTAAAAATAGGGGCGGCATATTATGACATCAGCAAATAGATAAATCAAAGGCTGATTTGATTTTTATTGAACCTGCACAGAAGTTTAAAACAGTTTTACCGTAAAAAAAAAATATGGATAATTGGATTGACATAATGGGTGTTATAATTTACATGATTCATCATGGAACAAATGATAATGTTTGATTTTTCCATTATTCGAAACCTCCGCATGAAGTGGGGACTAACGAAGGGATCAAGGCCAAGGTCATGGGCCGAGCCACTGAACTGGAAGATAGAATGGCTATCCGGTACAAGGCGCTTGATGAGCATGGTATATAAATTCTTGCCAAATCAAATTTTTTTTTGATCCATCACAATATGCCTTGATTATTTTTTTAAGCATTTTGTGTTTTATATGAAAGAAATTTTGACCTCTTGAAATCAGATATCTTTCATTTTTTGTCGTGGCAGGTTAATCTGCCATGGCCGTTATTGCGAACAGGCCACGAAGGTCACCATCCCTCAAAAAAACAGGGATAGATGATGCTTGTGGCCTTTTTTTATGGAGAAACGCTTATAATCTAAGGAAGTTGTAGAAGGAGAAAAAATGATATTCAAACCCTTTATGCGGGAAGGTTTTATGCCACTTCCCATTGCTTTTATCTCTACTCTCAGCAAGGATGGCGTGCGTAATATCGCCCCTTATTCTTGCATCATGCCGGTGCTGCGCCCCTTGGATCTGATCTGCCTTGCTTCGGCGGAAAAAAGGGATACCCTGACCAATATCCGGGATATGGACCAGTTCGTGGTCAATCTGGTTGGAGCTGATTTTTCAGACAAAGTGATTCCGACTGCCAAATTTTCACCTCCTGAGGCAGATGAATTTGAACTGGCAGGATTATCTGAAAAAGCTTCAAAAACAATTGCACCTCCCGGTATTAAAGGTGCTTATGCATGGATGGAATGTGAGTTAGCCACCCTTCACCAGGATAGAGGATATACGCTTATCATGGGCAAGGTCTGCCGGCTTGAAGTGGCGGATGAGGTCTTGACCCCGCAAGGTACACTGGATCTTAAAAAAGCTTGTCCCTTGATGATGATCGGAAGTGAAAAAGGTA belongs to Desulfobacula toluolica Tol2 and includes:
- a CDS encoding trimethylamine methyltransferase family protein, whose protein sequence is MYDRMQELSAKNIKKIHDATLALLKNKGVSFKDEEALDIFKANGHKVEGTIVFFKESHIQKALKTAPGRFTVHARNPEKSMMVGEDDFVFLPGYGAPFIMDVNGKQRRATMEDYDNFCKLIQTSAYIDMNGWMMVEPVDMPHETVHLDLNLSNMLLCDKPFMGSPISRQGALDGIEMAGILWGGKEKIMDKTVSVSLIKTQSPLTFSGEMAGAFIELARHNQACAVASLVMANGFANFSLAGILTLQNAEILAGITLAQLVRPGVPVIYGATSSVMDMKTGTLSIGAPELSRNIHLVAQMARFYNLPSRSGGGLTDALCVDAQAGVESTLALSTAARSGINFILHSCGILGSYMAMSFEKFLIDEEVCGMVRNMIRPMVLNDDSIDLGRIKAMCGNDAYLTHPKAFQLRRTEFFAPSLMNRKNPDAWGSQGRQRIDQIAEDKVAQRLASYEKPDIDPKIEKQLTEYVENRKHT
- a CDS encoding trimethylamine--corrinoid methyltransferase produces the protein MNDRANELFKEGLKHEESYDFESAKKVYKELLANVKDSKTAEKTRSRMEDMDDLIAEKEIYKRIDENGKRVLTDIGINIAESQELMDILVEADAIDFESDTAVFVPLKRDFIDRCLENIPREMPEDPGMNCFGTGATPPFLKRPGDEELRAASKDEFKRIVQVVGEHSDTAGIFSLPVAFDKSISSYEVAKLMEQGFAGLKMTTTKAMTDDEILFLKGKDHWLDGTSLITSLAPMPTMVDAFLRSARTGTNLLLLDLTIAGASGPGSPEALLTQIHAQVMFMMVLAQTVNPGVSCMHGGIPGVVETGGDLSYSSRHQPLINAAMARLNTWITKFPSAQSGGSTSISEMNETAVMESELSRNTLRKYGSHIIRHSLGAMGSLNFFSIEKFVEDCEREKRSCKIFNEAPKDKGIIPLYFPADDKTLDGIKEIAEKGNPKSAEHTLRNVESFMKWEKTINDAARKKLYYPQLSDTVIERIRKGEMIP
- a CDS encoding BCCT family transporter, with translation MTDKKIPGIKRLFGKEIDTRVLYGATALALPFIILGFISPAMLGKAGSAALDLLTGSFSWLYLMSCSFFVVAVIGIALSPLGKIKLGRDDETPEFSFLSWFAMLFSAGMGIGLIFWSCSEPMYHFMSPPAGEAGTAGAARQAFEIFFFHWGLHAWATYIVVGLPMAYFTFRKGRPATISSCIGTGPDPKKNVALGNRTVNILAIWATIMGVVTSLGMGAIQINSGLSHSMGISTGPVPAAIIIAVITIVFILSALTGVAKGIRILSLINVTLMVVLLLFFFVLGPFKYILHTFFQALTDYAKDFVSLSTSFVLFDNPGWTKSWTVFYWAWWIAWAPFVGAFIARISRGRTIRQFILVILLAPTLFSYVFSTALGGTAIYLDLFTNTSIGEAVKQSVEVALFETLSHLPLYGLLVFFTNVLIASFFITSADSATYVISRYSTAGLEPGNPRAGKRLIIFWGTILGGLAIVLIFSGGLSSLQTASIVGAFPFLIIMFILLFVLIKELIKDYKSIPPTTVI
- a CDS encoding flavin reductase family protein codes for the protein MIFKPFMREGFMPLPIAFISTLSKDGVRNIAPYSCIMPVLRPLDLICLASAEKRDTLTNIRDMDQFVVNLVGADFSDKVIPTAKFSPPEADEFELAGLSEKASKTIAPPGIKGAYAWMECELATLHQDRGYTLIMGKVCRLEVADEVLTPQGTLDLKKACPLMMIGSEKGMHYCTATDMDQFTPFGQMFPDGKDPLEKKYVI